The following proteins are co-located in the Triplophysa dalaica isolate WHDGS20190420 chromosome 2, ASM1584641v1, whole genome shotgun sequence genome:
- the mcoln1a gene encoding mucolipin-1a yields MAAVDQNKVPNRDSPEENRLLFPVKHYGSNDCRSEYGDSISSPGADGWMGTDPEEDALRRKLKYFFMSPCQKYQAKGRKPYKLVLQILKIIIVTAQLVLFGLSNEMVVTFKEENTASFKHLFLKDYDDSDNTLAVYRQSDVYDHIFYTIEQYLTLTDTTVGRYAYVYDVGVNGSALSLCQQYYKKGRIDPANDTFSIDPHVVTDCIGVNPLSTPTALGRDYRNITLKFHKLINVTITFQLKAINLQTIIHNEIPDCYTFFITILLDNKAHSGKVKISLDNKASIKECRDPSVSGHAESYARVWFDVIIAVVCILSLVLCSRSIIRGIILQNEFVKYFKSSLKRDVCWGDRMEFINGWYILLIISDVLTITGSMIKIGIELKNLSSYDECGILLGTSTLLVWVGVIRYLTFFQKYNILIITLRAAFPNVIRFCCCVAVIYLGYCFCGWIVLGPYHVKFRSLSLVSECLFSLINGDDMFVTFSDMQESSTLVWVFSQVYLYTFISLFIYMVLSLFIALITGAYETIKHQTQEPIHITDMHAFIAECTDTPCSGKFRGIETSPCSFFCCCDRTTTYEDGLLVN; encoded by the exons ATGGCCGCAGTGGACCAGAATAAAGTCCCGAACCGCGATTCCCCCG aagagAATAGACTTCTGTTTCCGGTGAAACACTACGGATCAAATGACTGCAGGAGTGAATATGGCGACTCCATATCGAGTCCGGGCGCAGACGGCTGGATGGGCACTGACCCGGAAGAGGATGCGTTACGCAGGAAGTTAAAATATTTCTTCATGAGTCCCTGCCAGAAGTACCAAGCCAAAGGCAGAAAACCTTATAAATTAGTCCTTCAGATACTGAAGATTATTATAGTCACCGCTCAG CTGGTGCTTTTTGGTCTAAGCAATGAGATGGTGGTGACGTTTAAGGAGGAAAACACAGCCTCATTTAAACACCTGTTCCTCAAAGACTATGATGACTCAGACAACACGCTCGCGGTTTACAGGCAGAGTGATGTTTACGACCATATATTCTACACAATAGAACAG taTCTGACTTTAACTGACACGACGGTGGGTCGATATGCGTATGTGTATGATGTCGGCGTGAATGGAAGCGCACTGTCTCTCTGTCAGCAGTATTATAAGAAGGGCCGGATCGACCCAGCAAACGACACTTTCAGCATTGATCCACATGTGGTCACAG ACTGTATTGGAGTGAACCCTTTGTCCACCCCCACAGCCCTGGGTCGGGATTACAGGAATATAACACTCAAGTTTCACAA GCTCATAAATGTCACGATAACGTTCCAGCTGAAGGCTATAAACCTTCAGACAATCATACACAACGAAATTCCAGACTGTTACACTTTCTTCATCACA attcTACTGGATAACAAAGCCCACAGTGGTAAAGTAAAGATCAGTCTTGATAATAAAGCCTCCATAAAAGAATGTAGAGACCCAAGTGTGTCTGGACACG CTGAAAGTTACGCTCGTGTGTGGTTTGACGTGATCATCGCTGTGGTGTGCATTCTCTCCCTCGTCCTCTGCAGTCGCTCCATCATCAGAGGGATCATTCTTCAAAAC GAATTTGTGAAGTATTTTAAGAGCTCTCTGAAACGTGACGTCTGTTGGGGCGATCGGATGGAGTTTATTAACGGCTGGTATATTCTGCTCATCATCAGTGATGTGCTCACCATCACAGGCTCAATGATCAAGATCGGGATCGAACTGAAG AACCTCTCGTCCTACGATGAGTGCGGGATCCTCCTGGGAACCTCAACGTTATTGGTTTGGGTCGGAGTTATTCGCTACCTCACCTTCTTTCAGAAGTACAAT ATTCTCATCATCACTTTACGGGCTGCGTTCCCTAACGTGATCCGTTTCTGCTGCTGTGTGGCAGTCATCTACCTCGGATATTGCTTCTGCGGATGGATCGTTCTTGGACCCTACCATGTTAAA TTTCGATCTCTCTCGCTGGTGTCTGAATGTCTGTTTTCTCTGATCAATGGAGATGACATGTTTGTGACGTTCAGTGACATGCAGGAGAGCAGTACTCTAGTGTGGGTCTTCAGTCAG GTTTACCTTTACACGTTCATCTCACTGTTCATTTACATGGTGCTGTCGCTCTTTATCGCGCTTATCACTGGAGCGTATGAGACCATCAAG